The Nocardia arthritidis genome has a window encoding:
- a CDS encoding SDR family oxidoreductase — protein sequence MFLITAATGNVGRALVDRLYAAGADVRAVTRNPAAAGLPPGVETVSAPAGQFPLDGVATVFLNAAAVPGTAEQFLSRAVAHGVRRIVLLSSSSVLDDHPDNHTGTAHRELERHIEKTGLEWVFLRSGMFATNTMWWAPLIRTHGVVRAAYAEARIAPIHEQDLAAAAAAAMLEDSLAGTAPVLTGPELISQAGQAELIGEALGQPVRFEEVSPAIGHRLLTEQHTPSHIADSLLRYYHRAILHPIEPTPISTILPSEQPRTYRQWIHDHRADFAAP from the coding sequence ATGTTTCTGATCACGGCAGCAACCGGAAACGTAGGCCGGGCCCTCGTGGATCGGCTCTACGCGGCAGGCGCCGACGTCAGAGCCGTCACTCGCAACCCCGCAGCCGCTGGCCTGCCGCCAGGCGTCGAGACGGTATCGGCGCCGGCCGGACAGTTCCCGCTCGACGGGGTCGCCACAGTATTCCTCAACGCCGCCGCGGTGCCCGGCACCGCCGAGCAGTTTCTGTCTCGAGCGGTGGCGCACGGTGTGCGGCGCATCGTGCTGCTGTCCTCCTCATCGGTGCTCGACGACCATCCCGACAATCACACCGGTACCGCACACCGGGAACTCGAACGCCACATCGAAAAGACCGGACTGGAATGGGTATTCCTCCGATCCGGTATGTTCGCCACCAACACCATGTGGTGGGCACCCCTGATTCGTACGCACGGCGTCGTTCGCGCCGCCTATGCCGAGGCTCGTATCGCTCCGATCCATGAGCAAGACCTGGCCGCCGCGGCGGCCGCCGCAATGTTGGAAGACAGTCTCGCCGGGACAGCGCCCGTGCTCACCGGACCCGAACTGATCAGCCAAGCCGGACAAGCGGAGTTGATCGGTGAAGCCCTCGGCCAACCGGTCCGGTTCGAAGAAGTCTCGCCCGCCATCGGTCACCGACTGCTGACCGAGCAGCACACCCCGTCCCACATCGCCGACTCACTGCTGCGGTACTACCACCGCGCCATCCTGCACCCGATCGAACCGACCCCTATTTCGACGATCCTGCCCTCGGAACAGCCACGCACCTATCGACAGTGGATCCACGACCACCGCGCGGACTTCGCCGCGCCGTAG
- a CDS encoding FAD-dependent oxidoreductase, with protein MEDVDVVVIGSGAAGLAAALAAADGGAEVVVLEASARWGGSTAVSGGQIWAPANHRMREAGCPDSAENALTYCRAAAPGRPDDLIETFVRAVPETVRFLEERTPIELSVVTAYPDTFVELPGGHSSRHLEVRPVAVGDLGVIDELVWPAPLFAPVLTNQEVFEHSLFAGGPPPLELIAQRSSAEVVTLGAGLIIGLLHGCRAMGVGLVRGCRVVELLRADNGRIAGVRAEQGGAARTVRARRGVILATGGFEHDADLRSRLLSGPLTHPVTPPVQNGDGLRLAGQIGAAMAYPGEYWSWPAYQVPGTVWPDSDATPQAQLVLPERLLPHVLWVNAAGHRFVNESSHNCAAAFAELDPNTHRLRNLPAWAIGDAQFRAKYSVAGIPAGAQAPDWLIQADNLRDLATRLGIDPDALASTITRFNNMAATGHDEDFGRGRSRYEHAFGDPAAAHPNLGPVGEPPFFALPVHPGAVGTKGGARIDRHARVLDWTGQAIPGLYAAGNAAAAVFGPGIIAGGLTIASALTWGRIAGRDAARTH; from the coding sequence ATGGAAGACGTGGATGTTGTGGTGATCGGTTCGGGCGCAGCTGGTTTGGCTGCCGCGCTCGCGGCCGCGGATGGTGGCGCCGAGGTTGTGGTACTGGAGGCGTCCGCACGGTGGGGCGGCTCGACGGCGGTCTCGGGTGGGCAGATCTGGGCGCCGGCCAACCATCGAATGCGTGAGGCCGGCTGCCCCGACTCCGCCGAGAATGCCCTGACCTATTGCCGCGCCGCGGCCCCCGGGCGTCCGGACGACCTGATCGAGACGTTCGTGCGGGCGGTGCCGGAGACGGTGCGATTTCTCGAGGAACGCACCCCGATCGAATTGTCGGTGGTCACGGCATATCCGGACACTTTCGTCGAGCTGCCGGGCGGCCATTCGTCCCGCCATCTCGAGGTTCGCCCGGTGGCTGTCGGCGACCTCGGCGTAATCGACGAACTGGTCTGGCCGGCACCGCTTTTCGCACCGGTACTCACCAATCAAGAGGTATTCGAACACAGCCTCTTCGCCGGCGGGCCGCCACCGCTGGAACTGATCGCGCAACGCAGCTCGGCCGAGGTGGTGACCCTGGGCGCGGGCTTGATCATCGGGCTGCTCCACGGCTGCCGTGCCATGGGTGTCGGCCTGGTGCGCGGATGCCGGGTGGTCGAATTGCTCCGCGCCGACAACGGCCGGATCGCGGGTGTGCGCGCCGAACAAGGTGGTGCCGCCCGCACAGTGCGTGCCCGGCGCGGTGTCATCCTGGCCACCGGCGGATTCGAACACGACGCCGACCTGCGGTCGCGATTGCTGTCCGGGCCGCTCACACACCCGGTGACCCCGCCGGTGCAAAACGGTGACGGCCTGCGGTTGGCGGGACAGATCGGTGCGGCGATGGCGTACCCGGGTGAGTACTGGTCCTGGCCCGCATACCAGGTCCCCGGCACGGTCTGGCCCGACTCGGACGCGACACCGCAGGCACAATTGGTGCTGCCGGAACGGTTACTGCCGCACGTGCTCTGGGTCAACGCCGCCGGGCACCGGTTCGTCAACGAGTCCAGCCACAACTGCGCCGCCGCGTTCGCCGAACTCGACCCCAACACCCATCGGCTCAGGAACCTGCCGGCCTGGGCGATCGGCGATGCTCAGTTCCGTGCCAAGTACTCGGTCGCCGGGATCCCCGCGGGTGCGCAGGCACCGGACTGGCTGATCCAGGCAGACAACCTCCGCGACCTCGCCACCCGTCTCGGCATCGACCCGGACGCCTTGGCGAGCACCATCACCCGATTCAACAACATGGCCGCGACCGGTCACGACGAGGATTTCGGCCGCGGACGCTCCCGCTACGAGCATGCTTTCGGCGACCCGGCCGCGGCGCATCCGAACCTCGGCCCAGTAGGCGAGCCCCCGTTCTTCGCCCTCCCCGTACACCCGGGAGCAGTCGGTACCAAGGGCGGAGCCCGTATCGACCGGCATGCCCGCGTTCTCGATTGGACCGGACAAGCGATCCCCGGTCTCTACGCGGCGGGGAATGCGGCCGCGGCCGTCTTCGGGCCCGGCATCATCGCCGGGGGGCTCACGATCGCCTCCGCCCTCACCTGGGGCCGCATCGCCGGCCGCGACGCGGCACGAACCCACTGA
- a CDS encoding helix-turn-helix domain-containing protein, translated as MAPTSETVLAAPAPALAGFIDSYRGYRMTGFAAGLHRGLPSPHMTFIASIGPAIDVVAQTKPDQAPDDYRCVLGGLQASAATIAHTGHQEGVSISLTPLGCRTLFGLPASELWDTSMECSEVAGPVGMRLWEELQGTTSWAQRFAICDRVLTALADPDRTVTPELTWAWRSIVRTGGAATVTQLADEIGWSRQHLTRRFAAEFGLGPKLAARITRFDKARRMIQRVPPYVSIAEVAASCGYYDQAHLNRDFADLVGCSPTAWLAGEIPSVQDAPGRLD; from the coding sequence ATGGCGCCGACCTCGGAAACGGTGCTCGCCGCGCCCGCACCCGCACTCGCCGGGTTCATCGACAGCTACCGCGGCTACCGGATGACCGGATTCGCCGCAGGGCTGCATCGCGGGCTGCCGTCGCCGCATATGACCTTCATCGCGTCCATCGGACCGGCCATCGACGTCGTCGCGCAGACGAAGCCGGATCAAGCACCGGACGACTACCGGTGTGTGCTCGGCGGCTTGCAGGCCTCGGCCGCCACCATCGCGCACACCGGGCATCAGGAGGGGGTGTCGATCTCGCTGACGCCGCTGGGCTGCCGGACGCTGTTCGGCCTGCCCGCGAGCGAACTGTGGGATACCTCGATGGAGTGTTCCGAGGTCGCGGGCCCGGTGGGCATGCGGTTGTGGGAGGAATTGCAGGGGACGACGAGCTGGGCGCAACGCTTCGCCATCTGCGATCGCGTGCTGACCGCGCTGGCCGATCCAGACCGGACCGTCACGCCGGAGCTCACCTGGGCGTGGCGCAGCATCGTGCGCACCGGCGGCGCGGCGACCGTCACCCAGCTCGCCGACGAAATCGGTTGGAGCCGACAGCATCTCACGCGCCGGTTCGCCGCCGAATTCGGCCTCGGGCCCAAGCTGGCCGCGCGGATCACCCGCTTCGACAAGGCGCGGCGGATGATTCAGCGGGTGCCGCCATATGTCAGCATCGCCGAGGTCGCCGCCAGCTGCGGCTACTACGACCAGGCCCATCTGAACCGCGATTTCGCCGATCTGGTCGGCTGCTCCCCGACCGCCTGGCTGGCCGGGGAGATTCCATCCGTCCAAGACGCGCCGGGTCGGCTCGATTGA
- the ychF gene encoding redox-regulated ATPase YchF, with product MSLTLGIVGLPNVGKSTLFNALTKNDVLAANYPFATIEPNVGVVPLPDPRLDKLAEIFGSERIVPATVSFVDIAGIVKGASEGAGLGNKFLANIREADAICQVVRVFADGDVIHVDGRVDPAADIEVIETELILADLQTLEKAVVRLEKEAKVKKDRKPVADAAKAAQEILNGGKTLFAARDQVDGELLKELSLLTTKPFLYVFNADESVLSDEAKVAELKASVAPADSVFLDAKVEAELLELDAESAAELLESIGQTEPGLHALARAGFHTLGLQTYLTAGPKEARAWTIHQGDTAPKAAGVIHSDFERGFIKAEIVAFDDLVAAGSMSAAKSAGKVRMEGKDYVMADGDVVEFRFNV from the coding sequence GTGAGTCTGACCCTCGGAATCGTCGGCCTGCCCAACGTCGGAAAGTCGACGCTGTTCAACGCGCTGACCAAAAACGACGTGCTGGCCGCGAACTACCCGTTCGCGACCATCGAGCCGAACGTCGGCGTGGTCCCGCTGCCCGATCCGCGGCTGGACAAGCTGGCCGAGATCTTCGGTTCCGAGCGGATCGTGCCCGCCACGGTGTCCTTCGTCGATATCGCGGGCATCGTGAAGGGCGCGTCCGAGGGCGCGGGCCTCGGCAACAAATTCCTCGCCAACATCCGCGAGGCCGACGCCATCTGCCAGGTGGTGCGGGTCTTCGCCGACGGTGACGTGATCCACGTCGACGGCCGGGTCGACCCGGCCGCCGACATCGAGGTGATCGAGACCGAGCTGATCCTCGCCGACCTGCAGACCCTGGAAAAGGCGGTCGTGCGGTTGGAGAAGGAGGCGAAGGTCAAGAAGGACCGCAAGCCGGTCGCCGACGCCGCCAAGGCCGCGCAGGAGATCCTGAACGGCGGCAAAACCCTCTTCGCCGCCCGCGATCAGGTGGATGGTGAACTGCTGAAAGAACTTTCGCTGCTCACCACCAAACCGTTCCTGTACGTCTTCAACGCCGACGAATCGGTGCTGTCCGATGAGGCGAAGGTCGCCGAGCTGAAAGCCAGTGTGGCCCCGGCAGATTCGGTCTTCCTCGATGCCAAGGTGGAGGCCGAGTTGCTCGAGTTGGACGCCGAATCCGCCGCCGAGCTCCTGGAATCCATCGGTCAGACCGAACCGGGCCTGCATGCGCTCGCCCGCGCCGGATTCCACACCCTCGGCCTACAGACCTACCTCACCGCCGGCCCGAAAGAGGCCCGCGCCTGGACAATTCACCAGGGCGACACCGCCCCCAAAGCCGCGGGCGTCATCCACTCCGACTTCGAACGCGGCTTCATCAAAGCCGAAATCGTCGCCTTCGACGACCTCGTCGCCGCAGGCTCCATGTCCGCCGCCAAATCCGCGGGCAAGGTGCGCATGGAAGGCAAGGACTACGTCATGGCGGACGGCGACGTAGTCGAATTCCGTTTTAACGTATAG
- a CDS encoding TetR/AcrR family transcriptional regulator, which yields MTDSMRRRGRPARLSREAVVAAAEQIVESEGIEALTMRRVADRLSSSPTAIYRHVRDKDEMLLALLDDVAGELGRPDLPEDPRQRLVVLWRLLYDTLAARPWVVGVLVGGDLASRAILWVVEEILRAFLACGLDHEQAASAYRAVWQFTVGVLTIRSGSDRARSDPNQPGQVRMIMEADSELTPTIAALASDWPHPWENYDYGLTALLDGVIARS from the coding sequence ATGACTGACTCGATGCGGCGCCGGGGTCGGCCGGCCAGACTGTCCCGCGAGGCGGTTGTCGCGGCCGCGGAACAGATCGTGGAGTCCGAAGGTATCGAGGCGTTGACCATGCGCCGGGTCGCGGATCGGCTGTCGAGCTCTCCCACGGCGATCTACCGGCACGTGCGTGACAAGGACGAGATGCTGCTGGCGCTGCTGGACGACGTTGCGGGTGAGCTCGGGCGGCCCGATCTACCCGAAGACCCGCGGCAGCGACTAGTGGTGTTATGGCGGCTGCTGTACGACACCCTTGCCGCGCGACCCTGGGTGGTGGGTGTCCTGGTCGGCGGAGATCTTGCCAGTCGGGCGATCTTGTGGGTGGTCGAGGAGATCTTGCGGGCATTCTTGGCCTGCGGTCTGGACCACGAGCAGGCGGCGTCCGCATACCGCGCGGTGTGGCAGTTCACGGTCGGTGTCCTCACCATCCGGAGCGGGTCCGATCGAGCCCGCTCCGACCCGAATCAGCCCGGTCAGGTGCGCATGATCATGGAAGCCGATTCGGAACTGACCCCTACGATCGCCGCGCTGGCATCCGACTGGCCGCATCCCTGGGAGAACTACGACTACGGACTCACCGCGTTACTCGATGGTGTGATCGCACGATCTTGA
- a CDS encoding quinone oxidoreductase family protein translates to MRRVQYERSGGPEVLESVSVEVPTPGPGELLIRVEAIGVTLPVVRKVREQREPIALGGEVAGEIVAVGEGVTEYAPGYRVTGLVFGHGYADYALLAEAMASPIPDGASAVDAVALVRSGLVARGALEAANPKDGESALITAAASGVGHLALQLARIRGAGRVVAAVSDPSKAEFVRGLGADEVVEYQQESWGTPSDYALDAVGGELLGPVLAALAPGGRLVAYSSGGGVIQAYDLLVGGKSAIGFQMARIATGQPALYEQWRQELWQFYAARQLKPAVHAEFALADAAKAHEVIESRGNLGKVVLIP, encoded by the coding sequence ATGCGGCGGGTTCAGTACGAGCGCAGCGGCGGTCCCGAGGTGCTGGAGTCGGTCTCGGTGGAGGTGCCGACGCCGGGGCCGGGTGAACTCCTGATCCGGGTCGAGGCGATCGGGGTGACCCTGCCGGTGGTGCGGAAGGTGCGCGAACAGCGCGAGCCGATCGCGCTCGGCGGTGAGGTCGCCGGTGAGATCGTCGCGGTCGGTGAGGGCGTCACCGAATACGCGCCCGGATATCGGGTCACCGGACTGGTCTTCGGGCACGGTTACGCCGATTACGCCCTGCTCGCCGAGGCCATGGCCTCGCCGATCCCGGACGGCGCTTCGGCGGTGGACGCGGTCGCGCTGGTGCGCAGCGGACTGGTCGCACGCGGCGCCTTGGAGGCGGCGAATCCGAAGGACGGTGAGTCCGCGCTGATCACCGCCGCCGCCAGCGGTGTCGGACACCTCGCGCTGCAACTGGCTCGGATCCGCGGGGCCGGGCGGGTCGTCGCGGCCGTCTCGGATCCGAGCAAGGCCGAATTCGTGCGCGGATTGGGCGCCGACGAAGTGGTCGAATACCAGCAGGAATCGTGGGGGACGCCATCGGATTACGCGCTCGACGCGGTCGGCGGCGAACTGCTCGGCCCGGTGCTCGCGGCGCTGGCGCCCGGCGGACGGCTCGTCGCATACAGCTCGGGCGGCGGCGTCATCCAGGCATACGACCTGCTGGTGGGCGGCAAATCGGCGATCGGTTTCCAGATGGCGCGGATCGCGACGGGGCAGCCCGCACTGTACGAGCAGTGGCGGCAGGAACTTTGGCAGTTCTATGCCGCGCGGCAGCTGAAGCCCGCGGTGCACGCCGAATTCGCTTTGGCGGATGCGGCGAAGGCGCATGAGGTGATCGAGTCGCGCGGCAACCTGGGCAAGGTTGTGCTCATTCCCTGA
- a CDS encoding asparaginase — translation MPRTKKLRDNHAHRIIRGSVALLASAAVLGGSAVGGLGVAVADPTGQPVKPTVAVIGLGGTIAGASDRRTNVETYEPGKLSISDLVGSLHPEVADVADVSTEEFGHRGSTDYTLADYYDLARLIDQRLADHDAVVVSSGTATMEELAYFLDLTVRSTKPVVVTGAMRPWTAIGSDGPPNLYNAIRLGASGRTKCFGTTVTLNDQIFPARDATKTDSTRLNTFTTREYGDLGTIDEAGVRLQRAPARIKDCGDPGKWETPFDLSTITRESLPRVEIASAYLAAAGEPVTADVGAGAKGIVFAGTPSPGQMTAATAAAGHGVAVVAANGYGAGAISVDPKVGVISAGDLAPKKARILLLLALTKTADTHQISEWFRRYGNEQF, via the coding sequence ATGCCTCGAACGAAAAAATTGCGAGACAACCACGCCCACAGGATCATTCGTGGCAGCGTCGCGCTCCTCGCGTCGGCTGCCGTCCTCGGGGGCTCGGCCGTGGGCGGCCTCGGCGTGGCCGTCGCCGATCCCACCGGCCAGCCCGTGAAGCCCACGGTGGCGGTGATCGGGCTGGGCGGAACGATTGCGGGCGCATCGGATCGCCGCACGAACGTCGAGACCTACGAGCCCGGCAAACTCTCGATCTCGGACCTGGTCGGCTCACTGCATCCGGAGGTCGCCGACGTGGCCGACGTGTCGACGGAGGAGTTCGGTCATCGGGGCTCCACCGATTACACCCTCGCCGACTACTACGACTTGGCCCGGTTGATCGATCAGCGGCTCGCCGATCACGACGCGGTGGTCGTGAGCAGCGGCACCGCGACCATGGAGGAGCTGGCCTACTTCCTGGATCTCACGGTGCGCAGCACCAAACCGGTGGTCGTCACCGGGGCGATGCGACCGTGGACCGCGATCGGTAGCGACGGGCCGCCCAACCTGTACAACGCGATCCGACTGGGCGCCAGCGGGCGGACGAAATGTTTCGGCACCACCGTCACCCTCAACGACCAGATCTTCCCGGCCCGCGACGCCACCAAAACCGACTCCACCCGCCTGAACACCTTCACCACCCGCGAATACGGCGACCTGGGCACCATCGATGAGGCAGGAGTGCGCCTGCAGCGCGCCCCCGCCCGGATCAAGGATTGCGGCGACCCGGGTAAATGGGAGACCCCGTTCGACCTGTCGACCATCACCCGCGAGTCGCTGCCTCGCGTCGAGATCGCCTCCGCCTACCTCGCCGCCGCCGGCGAGCCTGTCACCGCTGATGTGGGGGCCGGCGCCAAGGGAATCGTCTTCGCGGGCACCCCGTCCCCCGGGCAGATGACTGCGGCCACCGCGGCCGCCGGCCACGGGGTCGCCGTGGTCGCTGCCAACGGATACGGTGCCGGCGCGATCTCGGTCGACCCGAAAGTCGGGGTGATCAGCGCCGGCGACCTGGCACCGAAGAAGGCCCGCATCCTGCTGCTGCTCGCCCTCACCAAAACCGCCGACACCCATCAGATCAGCGAGTGGTTCCGCCGCTACGGCAATGAGCAGTTCTGA
- a CDS encoding VOC family protein, whose amino-acid sequence MTNQTTTPRTAVWPCLAFRDAHAMVEYLVKAFGFEQAGLYTREGDPSIVEHGELRWPLGGGIMFASTDRAGTPFCRTEAGTDNVYIVCDDPDALFERATAVGVEIVRGLRDEDYGSRGFSVRDPEGNLWSFGTYAGE is encoded by the coding sequence ATGACGAATCAAACGACAACGCCGCGCACCGCCGTCTGGCCGTGCCTGGCCTTCCGCGACGCACATGCCATGGTCGAATACCTGGTCAAGGCATTCGGTTTCGAACAAGCCGGGCTGTACACCCGCGAGGGCGATCCGTCGATCGTCGAGCACGGCGAGCTGCGCTGGCCGCTCGGCGGCGGCATCATGTTCGCCTCGACCGACCGGGCGGGCACCCCGTTCTGCCGGACCGAGGCGGGCACCGACAACGTCTACATCGTCTGCGACGACCCGGATGCGCTGTTCGAGCGGGCCACCGCCGTCGGCGTGGAGATCGTGCGCGGATTGCGCGACGAGGATTACGGCTCGCGCGGGTTCAGCGTGCGCGACCCGGAGGGCAACCTCTGGAGTTTCGGCACCTACGCGGGCGAGTGA